One genomic region from Streptomyces venezuelae encodes:
- a CDS encoding carbohydrate ABC transporter permease yields the protein MSAPSLTPSRAARSRNPQPRQGSPEAPGGTFARNLRRNLTAHAFLIGAVVCFALFSWYPMVREFLLAFQKTESGRTVWVGLDNFTTVFNDPAFWQAWGNTLWFTTLALVLGFAVPFVLAITINEFRHGKGYLRLLVYLPVMLPPVAGVLLFQYLYDPGYGLLNELLGLLRLPEQQWLQDADIAMFSLVVASTWMNMGGATLIYLAALQGIPGELYEAAELDGAGLLRRIWHVTIPQTRLILSLMFLMQIIATMQVFVEPFLLTGGAGPEGSTTTVVYLIYQYAFNFNNYGAAAALGLLLLVLLAGFSAAYAKLSRSEDA from the coding sequence ATGTCGGCCCCGAGCCTGACCCCGAGCAGAGCGGCGCGTTCCCGCAACCCCCAGCCGCGCCAGGGGAGCCCCGAGGCTCCCGGCGGCACCTTCGCCAGGAATCTGCGGCGCAACCTGACGGCCCACGCGTTCCTCATCGGCGCCGTCGTCTGTTTCGCCCTGTTCTCCTGGTACCCGATGGTCAGGGAATTCCTCCTGGCCTTCCAGAAGACCGAGAGCGGCAGGACGGTCTGGGTCGGACTGGACAACTTCACCACCGTCTTCAACGATCCGGCCTTCTGGCAGGCCTGGGGCAACACCCTCTGGTTCACCACCCTCGCCCTGGTCCTGGGCTTCGCCGTGCCCTTCGTCCTGGCGATCACGATCAACGAGTTCCGGCACGGCAAGGGGTACCTGCGGCTCCTGGTCTACCTGCCGGTGATGCTTCCGCCGGTCGCCGGCGTCCTGCTCTTCCAGTACCTGTACGACCCGGGGTACGGCCTCCTCAACGAGCTGCTGGGCCTCCTCCGCCTGCCCGAGCAGCAGTGGCTCCAGGACGCGGACATCGCGATGTTCTCCCTCGTCGTCGCCTCGACCTGGATGAACATGGGCGGCGCGACCCTGATCTACCTCGCCGCGCTCCAGGGAATCCCGGGCGAGCTGTACGAGGCGGCCGAGCTCGACGGCGCCGGCCTGCTCCGCAGGATCTGGCACGTCACCATCCCGCAGACGCGCCTCATCCTCTCGCTGATGTTCCTGATGCAGATCATCGCGACCATGCAGGTCTTCGTCGAACCGTTCCTGCTCACCGGCGGCGCCGGACCCGAAGGGTCGACGACCACCGTCGTGTACCTCATCTACCAGTACGCCTTCAACTTCAACAACTACGGCGCCGCGGCGGCCCTCGGCCTGCTCCTGCTCGTACTGCTCGCCGGATTCTCGGCGGCGTACGCGAAACTCAGCCGCTCCGAGGACGCGTAG
- a CDS encoding carbohydrate ABC transporter permease, with product MSTRTLISPAVLARRRGKRLYWSAFALVTGGFTLVFLGPLYWLVSSGFKDTQEVVRTPPTLVPESFTPENYSRAWEVMDLSSLLFNTFYYAFGALAFQLVLDVAAAYSLSKLRPVLGKAILGMMLVTLMIPATVLVVPQYLTVLDVPVVERNLLNTPWAIWLPSVTNAFNIFLLKRFFDSIPRELLDAASMDGASPTRILWSIVLPISRPILGVVSIFAVVGVWKDFLWPMLTLPDPAKQTLNVGIYSLSNGVPVNVLIAALTIASLPTLLVFLVFQRNIMGGLTAGGLKG from the coding sequence ATGTCCACACGTACGCTCATCTCACCGGCCGTGCTCGCCAGGCGCCGCGGCAAGCGGCTGTACTGGAGCGCCTTCGCCCTGGTCACCGGCGGCTTCACCCTGGTGTTCCTCGGACCGCTGTACTGGCTGGTCTCCAGCGGGTTCAAGGACACCCAGGAGGTGGTCCGGACCCCGCCGACGCTGGTGCCGGAGAGCTTCACCCCCGAGAACTACAGCCGCGCCTGGGAGGTCATGGACCTGTCCTCCCTGCTGTTCAACACCTTCTACTACGCCTTCGGCGCCCTGGCCTTCCAGCTGGTACTCGACGTGGCGGCGGCCTACTCGCTCTCCAAGCTGCGGCCGGTGCTCGGCAAGGCGATCCTCGGGATGATGCTCGTCACTCTGATGATCCCGGCGACCGTCCTGGTCGTGCCCCAGTACCTCACCGTCCTCGACGTGCCGGTCGTCGAGCGGAACCTGCTGAACACCCCGTGGGCGATCTGGCTGCCGTCGGTCACCAACGCCTTCAACATCTTCCTGCTGAAGCGGTTCTTCGACTCGATTCCGAGGGAGCTCCTGGACGCCGCCTCGATGGACGGCGCGAGCCCGACACGGATCCTGTGGTCGATCGTCCTGCCGATCTCCCGGCCGATCCTCGGTGTGGTGTCGATCTTCGCTGTCGTCGGTGTCTGGAAGGACTTCCTCTGGCCGATGCTCACCCTCCCCGACCCGGCGAAGCAGACCCTCAACGTGGGCATCTACTCGCTCTCCAACGGGGTCCCGGTGAACGTCCTCATCGCCGCCCTCACCATCGCCTCGCTGCCGACCCTCCTCGTCTTCCTGGTCTTCCAGCGCAACATCATGGGCGGTCTCACCGCCGGCGGCCTCAAGGGCTGA